A genomic stretch from Peromyscus eremicus chromosome 6, PerEre_H2_v1, whole genome shotgun sequence includes:
- the Usp53 gene encoding inactive ubiquitin carboxyl-terminal hydrolase 53 isoform X2 — MAWVKFLRKPTGNLGKAYQAGSLLSLAPTVGLLNEPGQNSCFLNSAVQVLWQLDIFRRSLRVLTGHVCQGDACIFCALKTIFAQFQHSREKALPSDNIRHALAESFKDEQRFQLGLMDDAAECFENILERIHFHLVPSRDADMCTSKSCVTHQKFAMTLYEQCVCRSCGASSDPLPFTEFVRYISTTALCNEVERMMERHERCKPEMFAELLQAANTADDYRKCPSNCGQKIKIRRVLMNCPEIVTIGLVWDSEHSDLTEDVVRSLATHLYLPGLFYRVTDENATDSELHLVGMICYTSRHYCAFAFHTKSSKWVFFDDAHVKEVGTRWKDVVSKCIRCHLQPLLLFYANPDGTAVSTEDALRQVVHWSHYKSVAENMGCGKPVSYKPDNSKENGFSDQAKQRENHKFQADNISSFNRSQIQTSGRRGAVKLSNDQREKIKDISRECALKAIEQKNALSSQRKDLEKGQRKDTGRHRDLVDEDVSSFKSGSPPAPDGFRQQGTPHLYHSQGRGPCKHDRAAHESHTSGKLFSSSKSQSLLVPGEKTTGRSKSDSGAGYDTDSSQDSRDKVAGCSSRVKGRHRGWKPMRETLNVDSVFSESEKRQHSPRHKSDASNRPKYSKDQSFNNWPKANPKQKGLMTIYEDEMKQEAGSRSSLEINGKGAEKNTSITESRGPGNSWQMQRTESGYESSDHVSNGSANLDSPVTDGSGTVMETTGGKAFSEQVKMGDLNINTVECVSHQSKDHLEGHILVKPMTSCFLQPAHKHLRTILQESLSIRQMNRKWKNLMGPSFLNGIM; from the exons GTTTTATGGCAATTAGATATATTCCGAAGAAGCTTGAGAGTTCTGACTGGACATGTTTGTCAGGGAGATGCCTGTATATTTTGTGCATTGAAG ACAATATTTGCACAGTTTCAACACAGTCGCGAAAAAGCCCTTCCCTCAGATAACATAAGGCATGCTCTTGCAGAAAGCTTCAAAGATGAGCAGAGATTTCAGCTTGGCCTCATGGATGATGCTGCCGAGTGCTTT GAAAACATATTGGAGAGGATTCACTTTCACCTGGTGCCAAGCAGGGATGCAGACATGTGCACCTCTAAGTCGTGTGTCACTCATCAGAAGTTTGCCATGACTCTGTATGAACAG TGTGTGTGCCGCAGCTGTGGAGCATCCTCAGACCCTCTACCCTTTACGGAATTCGTGCGGTACATTTCTACAACAGCCCTGTG caATGAAGTTGAAAGAATGATGGAAAGGCACGAACGCTGTAAACCAGAGATGTTTGCGGAATTGCTGCAAGCAGCAAATACGGCCGATGACTATCGGAAGTGTCCT AGTAACTGtggccaaaaaataaaaattcgcCGTGTTTTAATGAACTGCCCAGAGATTGTTACAATTGGATTAGTCTGGGATTCTGAGCACTCTGACTTAACAGAAGATGTTGTTCGAAGTCTAGCCACACATCTCTACCTTCCTGGG ctttTTTATAGGGTTACTGATGAAAATGCCACAGACAGTGAACTTCACCTTGTTGGTATGATCTGTTACACCAGCCGACACTATTGTGCCTTTGCTTTTCATACCAAGAGCTCCAAGTGGGTGTTTTTTGACGATGCACACGTGAAGGAG GTTGGAACCAGATGGAAAGATGTGGTCTCCAAGTGCATACGATGCCACTTACAGCCACTCTTGCTGTTTTATGCAAACCCGGATGGCACAGCTGTCTCGACTGAGGATGCACTCAGGCAGGTGGTCCACTGGTCACATTACAAATCGGTTGCAGAAAATATGG GATGTGGAAAGCCTGTCAGCTACAAACCAGATAATTCAAAGGAAAATGGATTTAGTGATCAggcaaaacaaagagaaaatcacAAATTTCAAGCTGATAATATTTCATCATTTAATCGGAGCCAAATACAGacaagtggaaggagaggagcag ttAAGTTAAGCAATGATcaaagagaaaagataaaagaTATTTCCAGAGAATGTGCTCTGAAAGCCATTGAACAGAAAAATGCACTTTCTTCTCAACGGAAAGATTTAGAAAAGGGGCAAAGGAAAGATACAGGCCGACACAGGG atttggtTGATGAAGATGTCTCATCTTTCAAGTCTGGATCACCTCCTGCCCCGGATGGATTCCGACAACAGGGGACCCCTCATCTCTACCATAGCCAAGGCAGAGGACCCTGTAAACATGACCGAGCTGCCCATGAGAGCCACACTTCTGGGAAACTGTTTAGTTCAAGCAAATCCCAGAGTCTTCTTGTTCCTGGAGAGAAGACCACAGGCAGATCTAAGAGTGACAGCGGCGCTGGGTATGATACGGATAGCAGTCAAGATTCAAGGGACAAAGTGGCCGGCTGCAGTAGCAGGGTTAAAGGCCGCCACCGTGGCTGGAAACCCATGAGAGAAACATTAAATGTTGATAGTGTTTTCAGTGAAAGTGAAAAAAGGCAACATAGTCCTAGGCATAAGTCAGATGCCAGTAACAGACCTAAATATAGCAAAGATCAGAGTTTTAACAATTGGCCAAAAGCAAACCCAAAGCAGAAAGGGTTAATGACCATATATGAAGATGAAATGAAGcaggaggcaggaagcagaagttCCCTTGAAATTAATGGGAAAGGAGCAGAGAAAAACACAAGCATCACAGAGAGCAGAGGCCCTGGTAACAGCTGGCAGATGCAAAGGACAGAGTCTGGGTATGAAAGCAGCGATCACGTCAGTAATGGGTCTGCTAATTTGGACTCACCTGTCACTGATGGAAGTGGGACAGTAATGGAGACCACTGGTGGTAAAGCCTTCAG TGAACAGGTTAAGATGGGTGATCTAAATATAAACACTGTGGAGTGTGTATCTCATCAGAGCAAAGACCACTTAGAAG GTCACATATTGGTGAAACCCATGACAAGTTGTTTCCTTCAGCCAGCCCACAAACATTTAAGGACCATATTGCAAGAGAGCCTGTCTATCAGACAAATGAACAGAAAGTGGAAAAATCTGATGGGACCAAGTTTTCTGAATGGCATAATGTAG
- the Usp53 gene encoding inactive ubiquitin carboxyl-terminal hydrolase 53 isoform X1, which translates to MAWVKFLRKPTGNLGKAYQAGSLLSLAPTVGLLNEPGQNSCFLNSAVQVLWQLDIFRRSLRVLTGHVCQGDACIFCALKTIFAQFQHSREKALPSDNIRHALAESFKDEQRFQLGLMDDAAECFENILERIHFHLVPSRDADMCTSKSCVTHQKFAMTLYEQCVCRSCGASSDPLPFTEFVRYISTTALCNEVERMMERHERCKPEMFAELLQAANTADDYRKCPSNCGQKIKIRRVLMNCPEIVTIGLVWDSEHSDLTEDVVRSLATHLYLPGLFYRVTDENATDSELHLVGMICYTSRHYCAFAFHTKSSKWVFFDDAHVKEVGTRWKDVVSKCIRCHLQPLLLFYANPDGTAVSTEDALRQVVHWSHYKSVAENMGCGKPVSYKPDNSKENGFSDQAKQRENHKFQADNISSFNRSQIQTSGRRGAVKLSNDQREKIKDISRECALKAIEQKNALSSQRKDLEKGQRKDTGRHRDLVDEDVSSFKSGSPPAPDGFRQQGTPHLYHSQGRGPCKHDRAAHESHTSGKLFSSSKSQSLLVPGEKTTGRSKSDSGAGYDTDSSQDSRDKVAGCSSRVKGRHRGWKPMRETLNVDSVFSESEKRQHSPRHKSDASNRPKYSKDQSFNNWPKANPKQKGLMTIYEDEMKQEAGSRSSLEINGKGAEKNTSITESRGPGNSWQMQRTESGYESSDHVSNGSANLDSPVTDGSGTVMETTGGKAFSEQVKMGDLNINTVECVSHQSKDHLEGFRKKTQDLEAGDKRHELHPESHLQIKSHLIKRSHIGETHDKLFPSASPQTFKDHIAREPVYQTNEQKVEKSDGTKFSEWHNVENCEGTTGLLFPIDDSSVPGKRVDSNETVSPSPLSSHGRTAQLKPEPGPLVFGPQQNIPEQCNSENSLSREHTLQSACYTGSCQMPKLHCHSSPPPLPPKKYSTTSVPQLERAEFVPHARLTEVFKANSSSLPKHSLSTTSGPSLEGSAYMIHERDKETVQVKQHAANNYPSSYATSDFQANSKAVVDAPCQPDQYSSSVCPNEAVSLTTYFSVDSCMTDTYRLKYHQRPKLCFPESSGHCNNSLSQTEQVEGSIT; encoded by the exons GTTTTATGGCAATTAGATATATTCCGAAGAAGCTTGAGAGTTCTGACTGGACATGTTTGTCAGGGAGATGCCTGTATATTTTGTGCATTGAAG ACAATATTTGCACAGTTTCAACACAGTCGCGAAAAAGCCCTTCCCTCAGATAACATAAGGCATGCTCTTGCAGAAAGCTTCAAAGATGAGCAGAGATTTCAGCTTGGCCTCATGGATGATGCTGCCGAGTGCTTT GAAAACATATTGGAGAGGATTCACTTTCACCTGGTGCCAAGCAGGGATGCAGACATGTGCACCTCTAAGTCGTGTGTCACTCATCAGAAGTTTGCCATGACTCTGTATGAACAG TGTGTGTGCCGCAGCTGTGGAGCATCCTCAGACCCTCTACCCTTTACGGAATTCGTGCGGTACATTTCTACAACAGCCCTGTG caATGAAGTTGAAAGAATGATGGAAAGGCACGAACGCTGTAAACCAGAGATGTTTGCGGAATTGCTGCAAGCAGCAAATACGGCCGATGACTATCGGAAGTGTCCT AGTAACTGtggccaaaaaataaaaattcgcCGTGTTTTAATGAACTGCCCAGAGATTGTTACAATTGGATTAGTCTGGGATTCTGAGCACTCTGACTTAACAGAAGATGTTGTTCGAAGTCTAGCCACACATCTCTACCTTCCTGGG ctttTTTATAGGGTTACTGATGAAAATGCCACAGACAGTGAACTTCACCTTGTTGGTATGATCTGTTACACCAGCCGACACTATTGTGCCTTTGCTTTTCATACCAAGAGCTCCAAGTGGGTGTTTTTTGACGATGCACACGTGAAGGAG GTTGGAACCAGATGGAAAGATGTGGTCTCCAAGTGCATACGATGCCACTTACAGCCACTCTTGCTGTTTTATGCAAACCCGGATGGCACAGCTGTCTCGACTGAGGATGCACTCAGGCAGGTGGTCCACTGGTCACATTACAAATCGGTTGCAGAAAATATGG GATGTGGAAAGCCTGTCAGCTACAAACCAGATAATTCAAAGGAAAATGGATTTAGTGATCAggcaaaacaaagagaaaatcacAAATTTCAAGCTGATAATATTTCATCATTTAATCGGAGCCAAATACAGacaagtggaaggagaggagcag ttAAGTTAAGCAATGATcaaagagaaaagataaaagaTATTTCCAGAGAATGTGCTCTGAAAGCCATTGAACAGAAAAATGCACTTTCTTCTCAACGGAAAGATTTAGAAAAGGGGCAAAGGAAAGATACAGGCCGACACAGGG atttggtTGATGAAGATGTCTCATCTTTCAAGTCTGGATCACCTCCTGCCCCGGATGGATTCCGACAACAGGGGACCCCTCATCTCTACCATAGCCAAGGCAGAGGACCCTGTAAACATGACCGAGCTGCCCATGAGAGCCACACTTCTGGGAAACTGTTTAGTTCAAGCAAATCCCAGAGTCTTCTTGTTCCTGGAGAGAAGACCACAGGCAGATCTAAGAGTGACAGCGGCGCTGGGTATGATACGGATAGCAGTCAAGATTCAAGGGACAAAGTGGCCGGCTGCAGTAGCAGGGTTAAAGGCCGCCACCGTGGCTGGAAACCCATGAGAGAAACATTAAATGTTGATAGTGTTTTCAGTGAAAGTGAAAAAAGGCAACATAGTCCTAGGCATAAGTCAGATGCCAGTAACAGACCTAAATATAGCAAAGATCAGAGTTTTAACAATTGGCCAAAAGCAAACCCAAAGCAGAAAGGGTTAATGACCATATATGAAGATGAAATGAAGcaggaggcaggaagcagaagttCCCTTGAAATTAATGGGAAAGGAGCAGAGAAAAACACAAGCATCACAGAGAGCAGAGGCCCTGGTAACAGCTGGCAGATGCAAAGGACAGAGTCTGGGTATGAAAGCAGCGATCACGTCAGTAATGGGTCTGCTAATTTGGACTCACCTGTCACTGATGGAAGTGGGACAGTAATGGAGACCACTGGTGGTAAAGCCTTCAG TGAACAGGTTAAGATGGGTGATCTAAATATAAACACTGTGGAGTGTGTATCTCATCAGAGCAAAGACCACTTAGAAG gctttagaaaaaaaacccaggactTGGAAGCAGGTGATAAACGTCATGAGCTCCACCCAGAATCACATCTGCAAATAAAAAGCCATTTGATAAAAAG GTCACATATTGGTGAAACCCATGACAAGTTGTTTCCTTCAGCCAGCCCACAAACATTTAAGGACCATATTGCAAGAGAGCCTGTCTATCAGACAAATGAACAGAAAGTGGAAAAATCTGATGGGACCAAGTTTTCTGAATGGCATAATGTAGAAAATTGTGAAGGAACAACAGGCTTGCTGTTTCCCATTGATGATAGTTCTGTGCCTGGAAAGAGAGTCGACAGTAATGAAACCGTCTCGCCATCTCCATTGTCCTCACACGGGAGAACTGCTCAGCTAAAGCCAGAACCTGGACCCCTTGTATTTGGGCCACAACAAAACATCCCAGAACAGTGTAACTCTGAGAACTCTCTGTCCAGAGAACATACACTTCAGTCAGCCTGCTACACTGGTAGTTGTCAGATGCCAAAACTTCATTGCCacagctccccaccccctttgCCGCCAAAGAAATATTCTACGACCAGTGTGCCACAATTAGAGAGAGCGGAATTTGTACCTCATGCCAGACTTACAGAGGTGTTCAAAGCTAATTCCTCCAGTCTTCCAAAACACAGTTTGAGTACTACATCAGGACCAAGTTTAGAAGGGAGTGCGTACATGATCCATGAAAGAGATAAAGAAACTGTTCAAGTGAAGCAGCATGCTGCCAACAACTACCCATCCAGTTATGCAACTAGTGATTTTCAGGCAAACTCAAAAGCAGTAGTTGATGCACCTTGCCAACCAGATCAATACTCTAGTTCTGTGTGCCCAAATGAAGCAGTTTCATTAACTACCTACTTTTCAGTTGATAGTTGCATGACTGATACATACAGATTGAAATATCATCAAAGACCCAAGCTCTGTTTCCCAGAGAGCAGTGGCCATTGTAATAATTCACTATCTCAGACTGAGCAAGTAGAGGGGTCCATTACATAG